One window from the genome of Aeromonas sp. FDAARGOS 1405 encodes:
- a CDS encoding methyltransferase, translating into MQTLLDTPHCRLTLYRYPRQSQETLQAWDAADEYLINTLAESPLEQAGPVIIMNDGFGALAAYLHPHSPCCVTDSYISERATLANLAENGLDAGGIRLQDALAPLPDAPALVVIKVSKYQALLEQQLLALREVVTPATRVIAAGKAKDIHTSTLKLFEKYLGPTRTSLAWKKARLIHCEPQAGQPELANPFPTVWPLEGSGMLIHNHANVFSRTSLDIGARFMLDNLPIHSARKVIDLGCGNGVLGLSLLAKDSEVEVTFIDESYMAVASAQLNVEHNLPDALPRARFMVNNCLDGVAVGSADRILCNPPFHQLQAITDHIAWQMFSDAHRVLPRGGELWIVGNRHLDYHNKLKRLFANAQVVASNSKFVILKAIKR; encoded by the coding sequence ATGCAAACCCTTCTCGACACTCCCCATTGCCGACTCACGCTCTACCGCTACCCACGCCAGAGTCAGGAGACCCTGCAAGCCTGGGATGCAGCTGACGAATATCTGATCAACACTCTGGCGGAGTCCCCCCTCGAGCAGGCGGGCCCCGTCATCATCATGAATGACGGTTTTGGCGCGCTGGCCGCCTATCTGCATCCGCACTCCCCCTGCTGCGTCACCGACTCCTACATCAGTGAGCGGGCGACCCTGGCCAATCTGGCCGAAAACGGACTGGATGCGGGTGGTATCCGCTTGCAGGATGCGCTGGCGCCGCTGCCCGATGCTCCTGCGCTGGTGGTGATCAAGGTCTCCAAATATCAGGCACTGCTGGAGCAGCAACTGCTGGCGCTGCGGGAGGTGGTGACACCGGCAACCCGCGTTATCGCTGCCGGCAAGGCGAAGGATATTCATACCTCCACCCTCAAGTTGTTCGAGAAGTATCTGGGGCCTACCCGTACCTCGCTGGCCTGGAAGAAGGCGCGCCTCATTCACTGCGAGCCGCAGGCCGGGCAACCCGAGCTGGCCAACCCCTTCCCGACCGTGTGGCCGCTGGAGGGGAGTGGCATGCTCATCCACAACCATGCCAATGTCTTCTCGCGCACCAGTCTCGATATTGGTGCCCGCTTTATGCTGGACAATCTGCCCATCCACAGTGCCCGCAAGGTGATCGATCTGGGCTGTGGCAATGGGGTGCTGGGTCTGTCGCTGCTCGCCAAAGACAGCGAGGTGGAGGTGACCTTTATCGATGAATCCTATATGGCGGTTGCCTCGGCACAGCTCAACGTCGAGCACAATCTGCCTGATGCTCTGCCGCGAGCCCGCTTTATGGTCAACAACTGTCTCGACGGGGTGGCGGTCGGTTCGGCGGATCGGATCCTCTGCAATCCCCCCTTCCATCAGTTGCAGGCGATCACCGATCATATCGCCTGGCAGATGTTCAGTGATGCGCACCGGGTGTTGCCTCGCGGAGGGGAACTCTGGATAGTAGGCAACCGTCATCTGGACTATCACAACAAACTCAAGCGCTTGTTTGCCAACGCACAAGTCGTTGCGTCGAACAGCAAATTCGTTATTTTGAAAGCCATCAAACGCTAA
- a CDS encoding BolA family transcriptional regulator, translated as MTIQQLIEAKLTAALSPTLLEVINESHMHRVEPGSESHFKVVIVSEQFASQRLLSRHRQVNAILADELAGAVHALALHTYTASEWQEKGKAPRTPACVGNPSHS; from the coding sequence ATGACTATCCAACAACTGATTGAAGCCAAGCTGACGGCAGCCCTCTCCCCCACTCTGCTGGAAGTGATCAATGAGAGCCATATGCATCGCGTGGAACCGGGCTCAGAGAGCCACTTCAAGGTGGTGATCGTCAGCGAACAGTTTGCGAGTCAGCGCCTTCTCTCTCGCCATCGTCAGGTCAACGCCATCCTGGCCGATGAGCTGGCCGGCGCTGTCCATGCACTTGCACTGCATACCTACACGGCAAGCGAGTGGCAGGAGAAGGGTAAGGCACCACGCACACCAGCTTGTGTAGGCAACCCCTCGCACTCCTGA
- a CDS encoding DUF3833 domain-containing protein, which translates to MSFYRAYRWLLLIPFLLLSGCGASLDDYRGQGPNWDLARFFNGKLVAHGLVTDRSGEVTSRFRVEMVGRWQNGKGELFEQFYFDDGRQQTRTWYLNKGADGHWRGTASDVVGEAVGKSQGFALNWRYQLDLALPDGEVVRVSFDDWMYLLDEERLINRAAISKFGIHLGEVILYIERKL; encoded by the coding sequence ATGTCTTTCTATCGTGCATATCGCTGGTTACTGTTGATCCCTTTTTTGTTGCTGAGCGGCTGTGGTGCCAGTCTCGATGACTATCGGGGGCAGGGGCCAAACTGGGATCTCGCCCGTTTCTTCAACGGCAAGCTGGTGGCTCACGGCCTGGTGACCGACCGCAGCGGCGAAGTGACCAGTCGCTTTCGGGTTGAGATGGTGGGGCGCTGGCAGAACGGTAAGGGAGAGCTGTTCGAGCAGTTCTACTTTGACGATGGCCGCCAGCAGACCCGAACCTGGTATCTGAACAAGGGGGCTGATGGTCACTGGCGCGGTACCGCTTCCGATGTGGTGGGAGAGGCGGTAGGTAAAAGCCAAGGGTTTGCCCTCAACTGGCGTTATCAGCTCGATCTGGCGCTGCCGGATGGCGAGGTGGTGCGGGTGAGCTTCGATGACTGGATGTATCTGCTGGATGAGGAGCGACTGATCAATCGCGCCGCTATCAGCAAGTTCGGCATCCATTTGGGGGAGGTGATCCTCTATATCGAGCGAAAATTATGA
- a CDS encoding peptidylprolyl isomerase, translated as MKKLWLLAMLIAPLAFAGPKVRMETNHGNIVVELASKQAPQTVKNFLRYVADGSYDGSIFHRVIQDFVVQGGGYNQQFQQLPTYEPVVNESRGGLPNKRGSIAMARTQAVDSATRQFYFNLVDNNNLNAGGSAGYTVFGQVVQGMEVLDKLAQVQTGYSPILRANDVPTSPIILKKVVLLAETPADKKVDKKAGK; from the coding sequence ATGAAAAAACTCTGGTTGCTGGCCATGCTGATCGCCCCGCTGGCGTTCGCGGGCCCGAAAGTCAGAATGGAGACCAACCACGGCAATATCGTGGTGGAGCTGGCGTCCAAGCAGGCGCCCCAGACGGTGAAAAACTTCCTGCGTTACGTGGCTGATGGCAGCTATGACGGCAGCATCTTCCACCGGGTGATCCAGGATTTCGTGGTGCAGGGTGGGGGCTACAACCAGCAGTTCCAGCAACTGCCGACTTATGAGCCTGTGGTCAACGAGTCGCGCGGCGGTCTGCCCAACAAGCGTGGCTCCATCGCTATGGCTCGCACCCAGGCGGTCGACAGCGCTACTCGCCAGTTCTACTTCAATCTGGTCGACAACAATAACCTCAACGCCGGTGGCTCTGCGGGTTATACCGTGTTCGGTCAGGTGGTGCAGGGGATGGAGGTGCTGGACAAGCTGGCTCAGGTACAGACCGGTTACAGCCCCATTCTGCGCGCCAACGATGTGCCGACCAGTCCCATCATTCTGAAGAAGGTGGTCTTGTTGGCAGAAACTCCAGCAGACAAGAAAGTCGA
- a CDS encoding Na(+)-translocating NADH-quinone reductase subunit A — protein sequence MITIKRGLDIPVLGAPEQVIYDGPAITRVATLGEEFVGMRPTMFVKVGDRVIKGQELFEDKKNPGVKFTAPATGVVSEINRGAKRVLQSVVIDLDGSDEQVTFEHFASSELAKLERSKVQEILVASGQWIALRTRPFSKVPAVGSAPRAIFVTAMDTNPLAANAELIIKEQSQAFLDGLAVLTRLTDGTVYVCKGEGSLPHSPLAQVKEEIFVGPHPAGLPGTHIHFLDPVSSTKVQWHINYQDVIAFGKLFTTGQIYTDKVIALAGPNVLKPRLLRTRLGACISQLTNNELRADENRVISGSLLSGAKADGVHDYLGRYHNQVCALGEGREKEFLGWINPSANKFSITRTTLSHLMKGRLINFTTTTNGSDRSMVPIGNYERVMPLDILPTLLLRDMVSGDTDGAQALGCLELDEEDLALCTFVCPGKTEYGPILRECLTKIELEG from the coding sequence ATGATTACAATCAAAAGAGGACTGGACATCCCCGTGCTGGGTGCGCCAGAGCAAGTAATCTACGATGGCCCCGCCATCACCCGTGTTGCTACACTGGGCGAGGAGTTCGTGGGGATGCGACCTACTATGTTCGTCAAAGTAGGTGATCGCGTCATCAAAGGTCAGGAGCTCTTCGAAGACAAGAAGAATCCCGGCGTTAAATTCACGGCCCCCGCCACCGGCGTAGTTTCAGAGATCAACCGTGGAGCCAAACGTGTGCTCCAGTCTGTGGTCATCGACCTCGACGGCTCCGATGAGCAGGTGACCTTCGAGCATTTTGCCTCTTCCGAGCTGGCCAAGCTCGAGCGCAGCAAGGTGCAAGAGATCCTGGTTGCATCAGGCCAGTGGATCGCACTGCGCACTCGCCCGTTCAGCAAAGTCCCTGCGGTAGGCTCAGCCCCGCGCGCCATCTTCGTGACCGCGATGGACACCAACCCGCTGGCCGCCAACGCAGAGTTGATCATCAAAGAGCAGTCTCAGGCGTTTCTAGACGGTCTGGCCGTGCTGACTCGTCTGACCGACGGCACCGTCTATGTCTGTAAAGGCGAAGGCAGCCTGCCCCACTCTCCTCTGGCTCAGGTCAAAGAAGAGATCTTCGTCGGTCCGCATCCTGCCGGTCTGCCTGGTACCCATATCCACTTCCTGGATCCGGTCAGCAGCACCAAGGTGCAGTGGCACATCAACTATCAGGATGTGATCGCGTTCGGCAAGCTGTTCACCACCGGCCAGATCTATACCGACAAGGTGATCGCCCTGGCTGGCCCGAACGTGCTCAAACCGCGTCTGCTGCGTACCCGTCTGGGTGCCTGCATCAGCCAGCTCACCAACAATGAGCTGCGTGCCGATGAAAACCGCGTCATCTCCGGTTCCCTGCTGAGCGGCGCCAAGGCTGATGGTGTTCACGACTATCTGGGTCGTTACCACAATCAGGTCTGTGCACTGGGCGAGGGTCGTGAGAAAGAGTTCCTGGGCTGGATCAACCCCAGCGCCAACAAGTTCTCCATCACCCGCACCACCCTCTCTCACCTGATGAAGGGTCGCCTTATCAACTTCACCACCACTACCAACGGTAGTGACCGTTCCATGGTGCCTATCGGCAACTATGAACGGGTGATGCCACTCGACATCCTGCCTACCCTGCTGCTGCGGGATATGGTCTCCGGCGATACCGACGGTGCGCAAGCACTGGGTTGCCTGGAGCTGGATGAGGAAGATTTGGCCCTCTGTACTTTCGTTTGCCCCGGCAAGACCGAGTACGGCCCTATCTTGCGTGAGTGCCTGACCAAGATTGAACTGGAAGGTTAA
- the nqrE gene encoding NADH:ubiquinone reductase (Na(+)-transporting) subunit E, producing MEHYLSLLIRSIFIENLALSFFLGMCTFLAVSKKVKTSMGLGIAVIVVQTIAVPVNNLIYNYVLKAGALSPDLDLSFLSFITFIGVIAALVQILEMALDKYFPALYNALGIFLPLITVNCAIFGGVSFMVQRDYTFVESVVYGVGSGAGWMLAIVALAGIREKMKYSDVPEGLRGLGITFITAGLMALGFMSFSGISL from the coding sequence ATGGAACATTATCTGAGTCTGTTGATTCGTTCGATTTTTATCGAAAACCTGGCACTCTCCTTCTTCCTGGGGATGTGTACTTTCCTGGCAGTGTCCAAGAAGGTAAAGACCTCCATGGGTCTGGGTATTGCCGTTATCGTGGTGCAAACCATCGCCGTACCGGTCAACAACCTGATCTACAACTACGTGCTGAAGGCCGGAGCCCTCTCCCCTGACCTGGATCTGAGTTTCCTGAGCTTCATCACCTTTATCGGGGTGATCGCGGCGCTGGTGCAGATCCTGGAGATGGCGCTGGACAAGTACTTCCCGGCTCTCTACAACGCCCTGGGTATCTTCCTGCCGCTCATCACCGTGAACTGCGCCATCTTCGGTGGCGTCTCTTTCATGGTGCAGCGTGACTACACCTTCGTGGAGTCTGTGGTCTACGGTGTAGGCTCAGGTGCAGGCTGGATGCTGGCGATCGTTGCGCTGGCGGGTATCCGCGAGAAGATGAAGTACTCCGATGTTCCGGAAGGCCTGCGTGGTCTGGGCATCACCTTCATCACCGCCGGTCTGATGGCGCTGGGCTTCATGTCCTTCTCTGGTATCTCCCTGTAA
- the nqrF gene encoding NADH:ubiquinone reductase (Na(+)-transporting) subunit F codes for MEIILGVVMFTVILLALVAVILFAKSKLVTAGDVTISINGDPAKAVTSPAGGKLLGVLAGNGIFVSSACGGGGSCGQCKVRVKSGGGDILPTELDHISKGEARHGERLACQVTVRGDMDIELPEEIFGVKKWECTVISNDNKATFIKELKLQIPDGESVPFRAGGYIQIEAPAHHVYYKNFDIPEEYRGDWDRFKIFDLESKVDEPIIRAYSMANYPEEFGIIMLNVRIATPPPSNWTAPPGQMSSYIFSLKPGDKVTISGPFGEFFAKDTDAEMVFIGGGAGMAPMRSHIFDQLRRLKSKRKMSFWYGARSKREMFYVEDFDMLAAENENFTWNVALSDPQPEDNWDGYTGFIHNVLYENYLKNHEAPEDCEFYMCGPPVMNAAVINMLKDLGVEDENILLDDFGG; via the coding sequence ATGGAAATTATTTTGGGTGTGGTCATGTTTACCGTGATCCTGCTGGCACTGGTGGCAGTCATTCTGTTCGCCAAGTCCAAGCTGGTGACCGCGGGCGACGTGACAATCAGCATCAATGGTGACCCGGCCAAGGCTGTGACCAGCCCGGCCGGTGGCAAGCTGCTCGGCGTACTCGCCGGCAACGGTATCTTCGTCTCTTCCGCCTGTGGCGGCGGTGGCTCCTGCGGCCAGTGCAAGGTACGGGTGAAATCCGGTGGCGGCGACATCCTGCCGACCGAACTGGATCACATCAGCAAGGGCGAAGCCCGTCACGGCGAACGTCTTGCCTGTCAGGTCACCGTTCGTGGCGACATGGACATCGAACTGCCGGAAGAGATATTCGGGGTGAAGAAGTGGGAATGTACTGTTATCTCCAACGATAACAAGGCCACCTTCATCAAGGAGCTCAAGCTGCAGATCCCCGATGGCGAGAGCGTGCCGTTCCGCGCCGGTGGTTATATCCAGATCGAAGCGCCGGCTCACCACGTTTACTACAAGAACTTCGATATTCCCGAGGAGTATCGTGGTGACTGGGATCGCTTCAAGATTTTTGATCTGGAGTCCAAGGTCGATGAGCCGATCATCCGTGCCTACTCCATGGCCAACTATCCGGAAGAGTTCGGCATCATCATGCTGAACGTGCGTATCGCCACACCGCCCCCGAGCAACTGGACTGCCCCTCCGGGACAGATGTCCTCCTACATCTTCAGCCTGAAGCCGGGTGACAAGGTGACCATCTCCGGTCCGTTCGGTGAATTCTTCGCCAAGGATACCGATGCAGAAATGGTCTTTATCGGTGGTGGTGCGGGTATGGCGCCTATGCGCTCCCACATCTTCGACCAGCTGCGTCGCCTGAAGTCCAAGCGCAAGATGAGCTTCTGGTACGGTGCCCGTTCCAAGCGCGAGATGTTCTATGTCGAAGACTTCGACATGCTGGCGGCCGAGAACGAGAACTTCACCTGGAACGTCGCCCTGTCCGATCCGCAACCGGAAGACAACTGGGATGGCTACACCGGCTTCATCCACAATGTGCTCTACGAGAACTATCTCAAGAACCACGAAGCGCCGGAAGATTGCGAGTTCTACATGTGTGGACCTCCCGTGATGAACGCAGCCGTCATCAACATGCTCAAAGATCTGGGCGTTGAAGACGAGAACATCCTGCTGGATGATTTTGGTGGTTAA
- the nqrM gene encoding (Na+)-NQR maturation NqrM, translated as MQVFLITFGVFMLVIAAMAIGYIFQKKSISGSCGGLGSVGIEKECDCPEPCDNRKKKMAKEEARRKMLEENRII; from the coding sequence ATGCAGGTTTTTCTGATCACCTTCGGGGTATTCATGCTGGTGATAGCCGCCATGGCTATCGGCTATATCTTCCAGAAAAAATCCATCTCCGGCTCCTGTGGCGGTCTGGGGAGCGTTGGCATCGAGAAAGAGTGCGATTGCCCGGAACCCTGCGACAATCGCAAGAAGAAGATGGCCAAGGAAGAGGCCCGTCGCAAGATGCTGGAAGAGAACCGCATCATCTGA
- a CDS encoding NADH:ubiquinone reductase (Na(+)-transporting) subunit D — protein sequence MADKSEMKKLLLTPVLGNNPIALQVLGVCSALAVTSQMKTAFVMTLAVMAVTAFSNLFISLIRNQIPNSVRIIAQMAIIASLVIVVDQVLKAYAYDISKQLSVFVGLIITNCIVMGRAEAYAMKSAPLPSFLDGIGNGLGYGAILLSVATVREVLGSGTWFGIELLPLVNNGGWYVPNGLLLLPPSAFFIIGLIIWGVRTKDPKQVEAKD from the coding sequence ATGGCTGACAAGAGCGAAATGAAAAAGTTGCTGTTGACTCCAGTGCTGGGCAACAACCCCATCGCCTTGCAGGTGCTGGGTGTCTGTTCCGCACTGGCGGTTACCAGCCAGATGAAGACAGCGTTTGTAATGACCCTTGCGGTCATGGCGGTCACCGCCTTCTCAAACCTGTTCATCTCCCTGATCCGCAACCAGATCCCGAACAGCGTGCGGATCATTGCCCAGATGGCGATCATCGCCTCGCTGGTTATCGTGGTTGACCAGGTGCTCAAGGCGTATGCCTATGACATCTCCAAGCAGCTGTCGGTCTTCGTCGGCCTCATCATCACCAACTGTATCGTGATGGGCCGCGCCGAAGCCTATGCCATGAAGAGCGCGCCGCTCCCCTCCTTCCTGGACGGTATCGGTAACGGTTTGGGCTATGGCGCCATTCTGCTGAGTGTCGCGACCGTGCGTGAAGTGCTGGGCTCCGGCACCTGGTTCGGCATCGAGCTGCTGCCGCTGGTGAACAACGGTGGCTGGTATGTACCCAACGGCCTGCTGCTGCTGCCGCCGAGTGCATTCTTCATCATTGGTCTGATCATCTGGGGCGTGCGCACCAAGGATCCCAAGCAGGTGGAGGCGAAGGATTAA
- a CDS encoding Na(+)-translocating NADH-quinone reductase subunit C, with product MAFNKDSTFGTISVVTGLCLACSIVVSVAAVGLRSTQEENKALDKQSNILSVAGVDISDVAKRDLAKLYGDKIEARLVDLATGNFVDGDADNFDTKQAAKDPAQNIRLAAAEDKAGLRQISKLVPVFFAKDADGKIDNIILPIYGQGLWSTMYAFVAVAADGQTIKGITYYDHGETPGLGGEIENPAWRELFVGKKLFDQDGMPALRVIKGHAPAGSEHEIDGLSGATLTGNGVQHTFDFWMGPKGFGPFLAKVRAGEINNG from the coding sequence GTGGCGTTTAATAAAGACTCAACCTTCGGCACCATCAGCGTGGTCACCGGCCTCTGTCTGGCCTGTTCCATCGTGGTATCCGTTGCTGCCGTTGGCCTGCGTTCTACCCAAGAGGAGAACAAGGCGCTGGATAAACAGAGCAATATTCTCTCCGTAGCCGGCGTGGACATCAGCGATGTAGCCAAGCGCGATCTGGCCAAGCTGTATGGCGACAAGATCGAAGCCCGTCTGGTGGATCTCGCCACCGGTAACTTTGTTGACGGCGATGCCGACAACTTCGATACCAAACAGGCGGCCAAAGATCCGGCGCAAAACATCCGTCTGGCTGCTGCCGAGGACAAGGCTGGCCTGCGCCAGATCTCCAAGCTGGTTCCGGTGTTCTTCGCCAAGGATGCCGATGGCAAGATCGACAACATCATCCTGCCCATCTACGGTCAGGGTCTGTGGTCTACCATGTATGCTTTCGTCGCCGTTGCCGCTGATGGCCAGACTATCAAGGGCATCACCTACTATGACCACGGTGAAACCCCGGGTCTGGGCGGTGAAATCGAGAATCCGGCCTGGCGCGAGCTGTTTGTTGGCAAGAAGCTGTTCGATCAGGATGGCATGCCGGCGCTGCGCGTCATCAAGGGTCACGCTCCGGCGGGCTCCGAGCACGAGATCGACGGTCTCTCCGGCGCCACCCTGACCGGTAACGGTGTACAGCATACCTTTGACTTCTGGATGGGTCCAAAGGGCTTCGGTCCTTTCCTGGCCAAGGTTCGTGCAGGAGAAATCAACAATGGCTGA
- a CDS encoding NADH:ubiquinone reductase (Na(+)-transporting) subunit B yields the protein MSFKQLLENMEHHFEPGGKYAKYYALFEAAYTLFYTPGTVTRNAAHVRDALDLKRMMIMVWLAVFPAMFWGMYNVGNQAIAAIAHMGSAAGASSWQYALATMLGASLDPAVAGIGSKMLIGATHFFPIYITVFFVGGFWEVLFAMVRKHEINEGFFVTSILFALIVPPELPLWQAALGITFGVVMAKEVFGGTGKNFLNPALAGRAFLFFAYPGQISGDAVWVAVDGYSGATALSQWAQGGQMALINGATGQAISWMDAFLGNLPGSIGEVSTLMILLGAAMIVYMRIASWRIIAGVMVGMIATSLLFNVIGSDTNPMFNMPWHWHLVLGGFAFGMAFMATDPVSAAFTNKGKWWYGALIGVMVVLVRVVNPAFPEGMMLAILFANLFAPLFDHFVAQANIKRRIARGV from the coding sequence ATGAGTTTCAAGCAACTTCTTGAAAATATGGAACATCACTTCGAACCGGGTGGAAAGTACGCCAAGTACTACGCCCTGTTCGAAGCGGCGTATACCCTGTTCTATACCCCGGGTACCGTTACCCGCAATGCCGCCCACGTCCGTGATGCGCTCGATCTGAAGCGCATGATGATCATGGTGTGGCTGGCCGTGTTCCCGGCCATGTTCTGGGGCATGTACAACGTTGGCAACCAGGCCATCGCCGCCATTGCCCACATGGGCTCGGCAGCCGGTGCCAGCAGCTGGCAATATGCCCTGGCCACCATGCTGGGTGCCTCCCTCGATCCGGCTGTTGCCGGTATCGGCAGCAAGATGCTGATTGGCGCCACCCACTTCTTCCCGATCTACATCACCGTCTTCTTTGTCGGTGGTTTCTGGGAAGTGCTGTTCGCCATGGTGCGCAAGCACGAGATCAACGAAGGCTTCTTCGTGACCTCCATCCTGTTTGCCCTGATCGTGCCGCCCGAGCTGCCCTTGTGGCAAGCTGCTCTGGGCATCACCTTCGGTGTGGTAATGGCCAAGGAAGTGTTCGGTGGTACCGGCAAAAACTTCCTGAACCCTGCGCTGGCTGGTCGTGCGTTCCTGTTCTTCGCCTACCCGGGCCAAATCTCCGGTGACGCAGTCTGGGTTGCCGTTGATGGCTACTCCGGCGCAACCGCGCTGAGCCAGTGGGCTCAGGGCGGCCAGATGGCGCTGATCAACGGTGCCACCGGTCAGGCTATCAGCTGGATGGACGCTTTCCTTGGCAACCTGCCGGGTTCCATTGGTGAAGTCTCTACCCTGATGATCCTGCTGGGCGCAGCCATGATCGTCTACATGCGCATCGCCTCCTGGCGCATCATCGCCGGCGTGATGGTCGGTATGATCGCCACTTCCCTGCTGTTCAACGTCATCGGTTCCGATACCAACCCCATGTTCAACATGCCGTGGCACTGGCATCTGGTACTGGGTGGCTTCGCCTTCGGTATGGCCTTCATGGCGACCGACCCCGTCTCCGCCGCCTTTACCAACAAGGGCAAGTGGTGGTATGGCGCCCTGATCGGCGTGATGGTCGTGCTGGTTCGCGTGGTCAACCCTGCGTTCCCGGAAGGCATGATGCTGGCCATTCTGTTTGCAAACCTGTTTGCTCCCCTGTTTGACCATTTCGTCGCTCAGGCAAACATCAAGCGGAGGATTGCTCGTGGCGTTTAA
- a CDS encoding YajG family lipoprotein, giving the protein MKKSLLLLAALMLGGCATHWPETALLNPQVIPANQQYYSGNRITMEGVDKREAAYVFSIKHKEKAPVLVNSERPLNLLMAERLAEGLRSQGLEVGNSGTTNLTLVISNAAVNVEEKTFTYVTKSRVSLQVIADFQGNRLTKQFNMSSSKESPSEPSMADLESTLNLQLGSVLQQIMADDALRGYLKGQPNGAGV; this is encoded by the coding sequence ATGAAAAAGTCACTCTTGCTGCTGGCCGCCCTGATGCTGGGCGGGTGTGCCACTCATTGGCCGGAGACGGCGCTGCTCAATCCGCAGGTGATCCCCGCCAACCAGCAATATTACTCTGGCAATCGCATCACCATGGAAGGGGTAGACAAGCGTGAGGCTGCCTATGTCTTCTCCATCAAACACAAGGAGAAAGCGCCGGTGCTGGTCAACAGCGAGCGCCCGCTCAATCTGCTGATGGCCGAACGGCTGGCCGAAGGGCTGCGCAGCCAGGGTCTGGAAGTGGGTAACAGTGGCACCACCAACCTGACGCTGGTGATCTCCAACGCCGCAGTCAATGTGGAAGAGAAGACCTTTACCTATGTCACCAAATCCCGCGTCAGCCTGCAGGTGATCGCCGATTTCCAGGGCAACCGTCTGACCAAGCAGTTCAACATGTCCTCCAGCAAGGAGAGCCCGAGCGAGCCAAGCATGGCCGACCTGGAGTCTACACTGAACCTGCAACTGGGTAGCGTGCTGCAGCAGATCATGGCGGATGATGCGCTGCGCGGTTACCTGAAAGGTCAACCGAACGGTGCAGGGGTCTGA
- a CDS encoding FAD:protein FMN transferase ApbE codes for MNSVVKTWLAFGLAFFLTGCGQESTVQSKPEIHITGSTMGTYYSIKVADNVISDAAKFQAEVDVLLERVNDQMSTYRPDSELSRFNQHHSSTPVVVSRDTARVITEAIHIGRESQGALDVTVGPLVNLWGFGPDKRPTKIPSEELITQTRQKTGLGNLHVITSVDADTLQKDIPDLYVDLSAIAKGFGVDKVAEYLESLGARNYLVEIGGELRINGVNGKGHPWRVAIEKPTANAGSVQEVIVPGDNGVATSGEYRNYYEMDGQRFSHTIDPRTGKPIQHRMVSVTVIHPSCMTADGLATVFMVMGPEKSLAYAKERGLAIFVITKTDNGFEEAYSDAFKQYLVRK; via the coding sequence ATGAACAGCGTTGTAAAAACCTGGCTAGCCTTCGGGCTAGCCTTTTTCTTGACAGGGTGCGGTCAGGAAAGCACGGTCCAGTCGAAGCCGGAGATCCATATCACCGGCAGCACCATGGGCACTTACTACTCCATCAAGGTGGCGGACAACGTCATCAGCGATGCGGCCAAGTTTCAGGCCGAGGTCGACGTACTGCTGGAGCGAGTCAACGATCAGATGTCCACCTATCGTCCCGATTCCGAACTGTCGCGCTTCAACCAGCACCACAGTTCGACACCGGTAGTGGTATCTCGGGACACGGCTCGGGTCATAACAGAAGCCATTCATATTGGCCGTGAGAGCCAGGGGGCGCTTGACGTCACCGTCGGCCCCTTGGTCAATCTGTGGGGCTTCGGTCCGGACAAGCGACCGACCAAAATACCATCGGAGGAGCTGATCACCCAGACCCGTCAGAAGACCGGCCTGGGCAACCTGCACGTCATCACTTCGGTCGATGCCGATACCCTGCAAAAGGATATTCCCGACCTCTACGTTGATCTATCCGCCATTGCCAAGGGCTTTGGTGTCGACAAGGTAGCCGAGTATCTGGAGTCTCTGGGTGCGCGCAACTATCTGGTAGAGATCGGCGGCGAGCTGCGGATCAATGGCGTCAACGGCAAGGGACACCCCTGGCGCGTTGCCATCGAGAAGCCAACCGCCAATGCCGGTTCGGTGCAGGAGGTGATCGTTCCGGGTGACAACGGGGTGGCCACCTCGGGTGAATATCGTAACTACTATGAGATGGATGGCCAGCGCTTCTCCCACACCATAGATCCACGCACCGGCAAGCCGATCCAGCACCGCATGGTGTCGGTCACCGTGATCCATCCCTCCTGCATGACCGCAGACGGGCTGGCGACCGTATTCATGGTCATGGGACCGGAAAAGAGCCTGGCCTATGCCAAAGAGCGTGGTCTGGCGATCTTCGTGATCACCAAGACGGACAACGGCTTTGAAGAGGCCTACTCCGATGCGTTCAAACAGTATCTGGTCAGGAAATAG